One segment of Dolichospermum sp. DET69 DNA contains the following:
- a CDS encoding heavy-metal-associated domain-containing protein: MTIKLTVPGMACATCANNITNAVKAIDANAIVEADPKTKFVNIETQASETAIKEALIAAGYPPS; this comes from the coding sequence ATGACAATTAAACTCACTGTTCCCGGAATGGCTTGTGCTACTTGTGCTAATAATATTACCAATGCAGTTAAAGCTATTGACGCTAATGCTATTGTGGAAGCTGATCCTAAAACCAAGTTTGTCAATATAGAAACTCAAGCTTCAGAAACTGCAATTAAAGAAGCTTTGATTGCTGCTGGTTATCCTCCTTCATAA
- a CDS encoding GIY-YIG nuclease family protein: MSAKESDLKIQAQVILDAIAFTSFEQCQPLNRRFDNISRSPGIYAIRHKTEGLLYIGKAQNLRSRFSGGHKAFLWAWLDKYGDEDVRIAVQAISHWENPRLLLELEAIILRATEPPYNVQIPSEQ, translated from the coding sequence ATGTCCGCAAAAGAATCTGATCTAAAAATTCAGGCTCAAGTAATATTAGATGCAATAGCTTTTACTTCCTTTGAGCAATGTCAACCCTTAAACCGCAGGTTTGATAACATATCTCGAAGTCCTGGTATCTACGCTATTAGACACAAAACGGAAGGATTACTTTACATTGGTAAAGCACAAAATCTACGTAGTCGTTTCAGTGGAGGTCACAAAGCTTTTTTATGGGCATGGCTAGATAAATATGGAGACGAAGATGTGCGTATTGCAGTACAAGCAATTTCTCATTGGGAAAATCCTAGGCTATTATTGGAATTAGAAGCAATTATTCTCAGAGCTACTGAACCTCCTTACAACGTTCAAATACCAAGTGAGCAGTAA
- the larE gene encoding ATP-dependent sacrificial sulfur transferase LarE, translating into MSWTEKLEQLKELFTEMDQALIAYSGGVDSTLVAKIAFDVLGDRTLAVTAVSPSLLPEELEDAKIQAATIGISHKIVETQEMDNPNYTSNPVNRCYFCKSELHDTLKPLALELGYPYVVDGVNADDLHDYRPGIQAAKERGARSPLAEIGVTKAEVRQISQQLGLTWWDKPAQPCLSSRFPYGEEITIAKLQRVGRAEIYVRNLGWQNLRVRSEGDTARIELSPDKIKDFVSTTDLPTLVSAFQNWGFIYVTLDLEGYRSGKLNQVLPQIALTN; encoded by the coding sequence ATGAGTTGGACAGAAAAACTAGAGCAGTTAAAAGAGTTATTTACAGAAATGGATCAGGCTTTAATAGCCTATTCTGGGGGCGTTGACAGTACATTGGTGGCGAAAATTGCTTTTGATGTGTTAGGCGATCGCACTTTAGCTGTAACTGCGGTTTCTCCTTCTTTATTACCAGAAGAATTAGAAGACGCAAAAATTCAAGCCGCAACTATTGGAATTAGCCATAAAATTGTCGAAACCCAAGAAATGGACAATCCTAATTACACATCTAACCCAGTAAATCGTTGTTATTTTTGCAAAAGTGAATTACACGACACCCTCAAACCCTTGGCTTTAGAGTTGGGTTATCCCTATGTGGTGGATGGTGTAAATGCAGACGATTTACATGATTATCGTCCCGGAATTCAAGCTGCAAAAGAAAGAGGTGCGCGATCGCCTCTAGCAGAAATTGGGGTAACTAAAGCCGAAGTTCGGCAAATTTCCCAACAACTAGGTTTAACTTGGTGGGATAAACCCGCTCAACCCTGTTTAAGTTCGCGCTTTCCCTACGGTGAAGAAATTACCATCGCCAAATTACAGCGCGTAGGTAGAGCCGAAATTTATGTACGAAACCTGGGGTGGCAAAATTTACGAGTCCGTTCCGAAGGTGATACAGCCAGAATTGAATTATCACCAGATAAAATTAAAGATTTCGTCTCAACTACAGATTTACCAACTCTAGTATCCGCATTTCAAAACTGGGGATTTATCTATGTAACCTTAGACTTAGAAGGCTATCGTAGTGGTAAATTAAATCAGGTTTTACCTCAAATCGCTTTAACAAACTAG
- a CDS encoding DUF2887 domain-containing protein: MRRDSIFYKLFQQYPSLLFQILTNPPENANSYRFDSVAVKEPKFEIDGVFLPPENDAPGVVYFCVRVACRRHSTIPKR, encoded by the coding sequence ATGCGTCGAGATTCAATCTTTTACAAACTATTTCAACAATATCCATCATTACTATTCCAAATATTGACAAATCCCCCGGAAAATGCCAATTCTTACAGATTTGATTCCGTAGCAGTCAAAGAACCAAAATTTGAAATTGATGGTGTATTTTTACCTCCAGAAAATGATGCTCCTGGAGTAGTATATTTCTGTGTTCGCGTAGCGTGCCGAAGGCATAGTACAATTCCAAAAAGATGA
- a CDS encoding TIGR02646 family protein — protein MKYIQKGVEPSSLSIWKIKQGAKIPSWKSFRRTVVYDRLLEALLKEQGYICCYCGVAIDKGNCHIEHFKPQGINETVRFDYFNLMVSCQGEDDKPRVPVHCGHKKDKWYDEKLLVSPLIANCVEFFNYSAAGEILPIEEPSKKVAAETTIENLSLNIPKLQRMRQAAIDAELELLDNDDFNEEEIINLIKDYSELNDEGKYQPFCATIIYILQTYYL, from the coding sequence ATGAAATATATTCAAAAAGGTGTAGAACCAAGTAGTTTGTCTATATGGAAAATTAAGCAAGGTGCTAAAATTCCTAGTTGGAAAAGTTTTAGAAGAACAGTAGTTTATGATCGGCTTCTAGAAGCTTTATTAAAAGAACAAGGTTATATTTGTTGCTACTGTGGTGTTGCTATAGATAAAGGAAATTGTCATATTGAACATTTTAAACCTCAAGGTATAAATGAAACTGTGAGATTTGATTATTTTAATCTTATGGTTTCCTGTCAAGGAGAAGATGATAAACCCCGTGTTCCTGTACATTGTGGACACAAGAAAGATAAGTGGTATGATGAAAAGTTGTTAGTTTCACCATTAATAGCAAATTGTGTAGAGTTTTTTAACTATTCTGCTGCTGGTGAAATTTTACCGATAGAAGAACCAAGTAAAAAAGTTGCTGCTGAAACAACAATAGAAAATCTATCTTTGAATATTCCAAAGTTACAAAGAATGCGTCAAGCTGCGATTGATGCAGAATTAGAACTATTGGATAATGACGATTTTAATGAAGAGGAAATTATTAATCTTATTAAAGATTATTCAGAATTAAATGATGAGGGAAAATACCAACCATTTTGTGCTACTATTATTTATATTTTGCAAACTTATTATTTATAA
- a CDS encoding S8 family serine peptidase: MSFDISQNLSSQKEINYTPISLINSFQNPIDNSINWGKHSSSSPDNLETNPSIASNSSYNSSNGYGLVNAGLAVSKAAGESPYADVPDMGGNNWGADLIKAPEAWQHGYTGKGVVVAVIDTGVDYNHEDLKNNIWSNSKEVAGNGIDDDANGYIDDVQGWNFDTSNNNVLDNNGHGTHVSGTIAAENNGIGVTGIAYNSRIMPVKVLDANGSGSYSNIAKGIYYAVDNGANVINLSLGGNSSNDTLKSAIEYAGKKGVIVVMAAGNDGNPIPSYPARYAYNSGIAVGAVDKNNNLADFSNRSGSQEITYVTAPGVDVYSTIPNNQYALYNGTSMAAPHIAGVVALILSAMPNLTESQVRQLIISASENSTNPQPTTPTPSPGLQMPSLFPPLDSFFPLQFINLINIGSQLPFSLQSQSSNSIPLPPIVVSISENSLKLRVGGLETSPAQQSSYQSQSLTYTFTQSTPHYYDDQTPINNSKDSFDSQDHKDYWQ; this comes from the coding sequence ATGTCATTTGATATTTCTCAAAACCTTTCATCTCAAAAAGAAATCAATTACACTCCTATTTCACTAATTAATTCTTTTCAAAATCCAATTGATAATAGTATCAATTGGGGTAAACATAGTTCCTCTAGCCCAGATAATCTAGAAACAAACCCATCTATTGCTAGTAATAGTAGTTATAACTCAAGCAATGGCTATGGCTTAGTAAATGCTGGATTAGCAGTCAGTAAAGCCGCTGGTGAAAGTCCCTATGCGGATGTTCCTGACATGGGTGGCAATAATTGGGGAGCAGATTTGATCAAAGCTCCGGAAGCTTGGCAACATGGATATACAGGCAAAGGTGTTGTCGTTGCTGTAATAGATACAGGCGTAGACTATAACCATGAAGACTTAAAAAACAATATTTGGAGTAATAGCAAAGAAGTAGCTGGTAATGGCATAGATGATGATGCTAACGGTTATATTGACGATGTTCAAGGCTGGAACTTTGATACTAGCAATAACAATGTTCTAGACAATAATGGTCATGGTACTCATGTTTCTGGAACTATAGCCGCAGAAAATAACGGTATTGGTGTTACTGGCATTGCCTATAATTCCAGAATTATGCCAGTCAAAGTCCTAGATGCAAATGGCTCAGGTTCTTACTCAAATATTGCCAAAGGCATTTATTATGCAGTTGATAATGGCGCAAATGTCATTAATCTTAGTTTAGGAGGCAATTCCTCTAATGATACTCTCAAGTCAGCTATCGAATATGCCGGCAAAAAAGGCGTAATTGTTGTCATGGCAGCAGGTAATGATGGCAACCCAATACCATCTTATCCCGCTCGCTACGCCTATAATTCAGGCATTGCCGTAGGTGCAGTAGATAAAAATAATAACCTGGCTGACTTTTCCAACCGTTCTGGTTCTCAAGAAATTACCTATGTTACCGCGCCAGGTGTTGATGTTTACTCTACAATACCCAATAATCAATATGCCCTTTACAACGGCACTTCTATGGCAGCTCCTCACATTGCCGGTGTTGTCGCTCTCATCCTTAGTGCTATGCCTAATCTAACAGAAAGCCAAGTCCGGCAACTCATCATCAGCGCCTCCGAAAATAGCACTAATCCACAGCCGACAACACCAACACCTTCACCGGGGTTGCAAATGCCATCTTTATTCCCCCCGCTAGACTCCTTTTTTCCCTTGCAATTTATTAATCTGATTAATATAGGATCACAATTACCTTTTAGCCTGCAATCTCAATCATCAAACTCTATTCCCCTTCCTCCCATTGTCGTCTCCATTAGCGAAAATTCGTTAAAGTTGCGTGTTGGTGGTCTAGAAACATCGCCCGCACAGCAGTCCAGCTACCAAAGTCAGAGCCTAACATACACCTTCACTCAATCCACGCCACACTACTATGACGACCAAACCCCAATCAACAACAGTAAAGATAGTTTTGATAGCCAAGATCATAAAGACTATTGGCAATAA
- a CDS encoding AAA family ATPase — translation MRIKQLKMQSFRGIGDLTIDFDEKEPTVFIGINGVGKSSILDCLAILLARFSSAIQYSTGSVKSFREEDIKNDKNETHNEIISDFESQSFTWSLTKVKKGRIKDTNTNLSEINKIVENIRHQLSLSEKYNLPALIHYSTNRAVLDIPIRIKKEHDFQQIATYENSLTATFSDFRIFFEWFRKQEDLENELRLENNPDYRDKQLEAVRQAISSLIPNFTKLRVRRSPLRMTLQKDGEELIINQLSDGEKCLLAMVGDLARRLAIANPGLENPLHGFGVVLIDEIELHLHPKWQREIIPALTRTFPKCQFIVTTHSPQVISQVKPQGIYILEKTDTGIIAKRPESSYGRDSNQILEDLMDVPERPLEIKQDLLKLFRLIDAGDLEAAKELRRELAEKIGEDEAQFVKVDILIRRKGSLRK, via the coding sequence ATGAGAATCAAACAGTTAAAAATGCAATCTTTTCGCGGAATTGGTGATTTAACAATAGATTTTGATGAAAAAGAACCAACAGTATTTATTGGTATTAATGGTGTCGGTAAATCAAGCATTCTTGATTGTTTAGCTATTTTATTAGCGCGCTTTTCTAGTGCAATTCAATACTCTACTGGCTCGGTAAAATCTTTTAGAGAAGAAGACATAAAAAATGATAAAAACGAGACTCACAATGAAATAATATCTGATTTTGAATCTCAAAGTTTTACTTGGTCTTTGACTAAGGTTAAGAAAGGACGTATTAAAGATACAAATACAAATTTATCCGAAATAAACAAAATCGTTGAAAATATTAGACATCAATTATCTTTATCTGAAAAATACAATCTTCCTGCGCTCATTCACTACTCTACCAATCGTGCAGTTCTTGATATTCCAATAAGGATTAAAAAAGAACATGATTTTCAACAAATAGCTACTTATGAAAATTCCCTGACTGCTACATTTAGTGATTTCAGAATTTTCTTTGAATGGTTCAGAAAACAAGAAGATTTAGAAAATGAATTACGACTAGAAAATAATCCTGATTATCGAGATAAACAATTAGAAGCAGTTAGACAAGCTATATCTTCCTTAATTCCCAATTTTACTAAATTGCGTGTCCGTCGTTCTCCTTTAAGAATGACATTACAAAAAGATGGAGAAGAATTAATAATTAATCAATTATCTGATGGTGAAAAATGCTTATTAGCAATGGTAGGAGATTTAGCGAGAAGATTAGCTATTGCTAACCCAGGGTTAGAAAATCCCCTTCATGGTTTTGGAGTAGTTTTAATTGATGAAATTGAACTGCATTTACATCCAAAATGGCAAAGAGAAATTATTCCAGCTTTAACTAGAACATTTCCCAAATGTCAATTTATAGTTACGACGCATTCACCCCAAGTAATTAGTCAAGTTAAACCCCAAGGAATTTATATTCTAGAAAAAACAGATACAGGTATAATTGCTAAACGTCCTGAAAGTTCCTATGGTAGAGATAGTAATCAAATATTAGAAGATTTAATGGATGTTCCTGAACGTCCGCTGGAAATAAAACAAGACCTTTTAAAATTATTTCGGTTAATTGATGCGGGAGATTTAGAAGCTGCTAAAGAATTAAGAAGAGAATTAGCTGAAAAAATTGGAGAAGATGAAGCGCAGTTTGTAAAAGTAGATATTTTAATTAGGAGAAAAGGAAGTTTGCGTAAATGA
- the trmFO gene encoding FADH(2)-oxidizing methylenetetrahydrofolate--tRNA-(uracil(54)-C(5))-methyltransferase TrmFO → MTQQPIQVIGGGLAGTEAAWQIAQAGVPVILHEMRPKRFSPAHHTENLAELVCSNSFGAMASDRAAGLLHEELRQLGSIVISKADEHAVPAGGALAVDRGQFGEDLTQTLANHPLIDFRRGEVTAIPEGIVVLASGPLTSPDLSADLQRFTGMEYLNFFDAASPIILGDSINKDIAFMASRYDKGEAAYLNCPMNKEQYLHFWEELRQAEQTELKDFEKETAKFFEACLPIEEMARRGEDTMRYGPLKPVGLSDPRNGERNYAVIQLRQEDKAGQLWNMVGFQTNLRWGEQKRVFQLIPGLEKAEFVRLGVMHRNTFLNAPQLLSASLQFKERPTLLAAGQLIGTEGYTAASAGGWLAGTNAARLALGKEPLILPVTTMMGSLFEFIRTAAPKHFQPMAPNFGIVPDLGVKIKSKPEKYGRYRDRSLADLASWKMENLAV, encoded by the coding sequence ATGACACAACAACCGATACAAGTAATTGGCGGTGGACTGGCAGGAACAGAAGCAGCATGGCAAATAGCCCAAGCCGGCGTGCCTGTAATTCTCCACGAGATGCGCCCTAAACGCTTCAGCCCTGCCCATCATACGGAAAATTTGGCTGAATTGGTCTGTAGTAACTCCTTCGGGGCTATGGCGAGCGATCGCGCTGCCGGTCTATTACACGAAGAATTACGCCAACTTGGTTCTATTGTCATCTCCAAAGCAGATGAACACGCAGTCCCCGCTGGTGGAGCTTTGGCGGTAGACAGAGGACAATTTGGGGAAGATTTAACCCAAACCTTAGCAAACCATCCTTTAATTGATTTTCGTCGGGGAGAAGTTACCGCAATTCCCGAAGGGATTGTCGTATTAGCCAGTGGTCCTTTAACCAGTCCAGATTTATCCGCAGATTTACAGCGGTTTACAGGAATGGAATATCTCAACTTCTTTGATGCTGCAAGTCCGATAATTCTAGGAGATTCTATCAATAAAGATATTGCATTTATGGCTTCTCGCTATGACAAAGGTGAAGCAGCTTATCTGAATTGTCCCATGAATAAAGAGCAGTATTTACATTTTTGGGAAGAATTACGTCAAGCTGAACAAACAGAATTAAAAGACTTTGAAAAGGAAACAGCGAAATTTTTTGAAGCTTGTTTACCAATTGAAGAAATGGCAAGACGGGGAGAAGATACCATGCGCTATGGGCCCCTCAAACCAGTGGGTTTATCTGATCCTCGGAATGGAGAACGTAATTATGCGGTAATTCAATTACGACAAGAAGATAAAGCTGGTCAACTTTGGAATATGGTAGGTTTTCAAACTAATTTGCGGTGGGGTGAACAAAAACGCGTATTTCAACTGATTCCTGGTTTGGAAAAAGCTGAGTTTGTCAGATTGGGAGTCATGCACCGCAATACTTTTTTAAATGCACCGCAGTTACTGTCTGCCAGTTTGCAATTTAAAGAACGTCCAACATTATTAGCTGCGGGACAATTAATAGGCACAGAAGGTTATACTGCGGCTTCTGCGGGAGGTTGGTTAGCGGGAACAAATGCAGCTCGGTTAGCTTTGGGTAAAGAACCGCTAATTTTACCTGTGACAACTATGATGGGTTCATTATTTGAGTTTATTAGAACTGCTGCACCTAAGCATTTTCAACCAATGGCTCCTAACTTTGGGATTGTGCCAGATTTGGGTGTGAAAATTAAGAGTAAACCCGAAAAATATGGACGTTATCGAGATCGTTCTTTGGCAGATTTAGCTAGTTGGAAAATGGAAAATTTAGCTGTTTAA
- a CDS encoding cold shock and DUF1294 domain-containing protein, producing MHKGKLTIWKDDRGFGFIQTNDGDKKVFLHISNLRNKRKRPQEGDMIKYQLITDEKGKLTATNASIQEKFAAWILILFILSILPVWGTIKLSMIYSNPLAIAIYPITGLITYLLYAQDKNQATQEKWRISEKTLHFWEFIGGWIGGFIAQNILHHKSKKSSYQSVYSMIVAIHLASWTYWLLYIYSLIEI from the coding sequence ATGCACAAAGGGAAATTAACGATCTGGAAAGATGATCGCGGATTTGGATTTATTCAAACTAATGATGGAGACAAAAAAGTTTTCTTGCATATCTCCAATCTCAGAAATAAGCGAAAGCGTCCTCAAGAAGGGGATATGATTAAATATCAATTGATAACTGATGAAAAAGGCAAGCTTACAGCTACTAACGCATCTATTCAGGAAAAATTTGCAGCATGGATATTGATTTTATTTATTCTCTCAATATTACCTGTTTGGGGAACAATTAAATTATCCATGATTTATAGTAATCCTTTAGCGATCGCTATTTATCCGATCACAGGATTAATTACTTACTTGCTTTATGCACAGGATAAAAACCAAGCAACTCAGGAAAAGTGGCGGATTTCTGAAAAAACTCTGCATTTTTGGGAGTTTATAGGTGGATGGATTGGTGGTTTTATTGCTCAGAATATACTCCACCACAAAAGTAAAAAGTCTTCTTATCAGTCAGTTTATTCGATGATTGTAGCCATTCATTTGGCAAGTTGGACGTATTGGTTATTGTATATTTACTCATTAATAGAAATTTGA